Proteins encoded in a region of the Streptomyces akebiae genome:
- a CDS encoding WhiB family transcriptional regulator, with the protein MTELVQQLLVDDADEELGWQERALCAQTDPESFFPEKGGSTREAKKVCLACEVRSECLEYALANDERFGIWGGLSERERRRLKKAAV; encoded by the coding sequence ATGACCGAGCTCGTGCAGCAACTGCTGGTCGACGACGCGGACGAGGAACTCGGCTGGCAGGAGCGCGCACTGTGCGCCCAGACCGATCCCGAGTCCTTCTTCCCCGAGAAGGGCGGCTCGACCCGCGAGGCCAAGAAGGTCTGCCTCGCCTGCGAGGTCCGCTCCGAATGCCTTGAGTACGCCCTCGCCAACGACGAGCGGTTCGGCATCTGGGGCGGCCTGTCGGAGCGCGAGCGCCGGCGCCTCAAGAAGGCAGCCGTCTGA
- a CDS encoding glycosyltransferase codes for MSVHSHTAAHHDAATPEFPRHVVTAVLVAHDGARWLPDALAGLLGQERPVQSAMAADTGSADESAQLLSDALGADRVLHLARRTGFGQAVEEANRTAGVLTQDDLAYLRRPSGWDPVTRSWRDDAYDMPELPHGEPVQWLWLLHDDSAPEPDALAQLLRVVENERELGRDDVAVVGPKLRGWYDRRQLLEVGVTIAHSGRRWTGLDRREQDQGQHDHVKPSLAVSTAGMLIRRDVFEELGGFDRRLPLMRDDVDLCWRATAAGHRVLVAPEAVVRHAEASSRERRTVDCVGRSAASPHMVDKAGAVYTLLVNSRTAQLPWVLLRIVLGTLLRIVAYLVGKVPGQAVDEIRGLLSVLLRPERIIAGRRRRGRSQLDKGELRPLFPPPGATVRATVEQAAGDLFGRSDAETSPAGRHGGAVESGPGDDDAEFLQVEQFARLKRVARAPGPVLFALLLLASLVACRGLLGGGALAGGTLLPAPADSAELWSRYLDAWHPVGAGGAEAAPPYLAVVAMLASLLFGSAGLAVTVLLVASVPLAGFTAYFASRPLVESRLLRAWAAIVYAFLPAVTGALATGRLGTAVLAILLPLIARAGTAAAGLANSTGARGSWRATWAYALLLTITTAFTPIVWPIALLLGLGLLVVRRRELTAYGPRFLAQLGTPLLILAPWSLTLLPFGFFQEAGLEYAPSTASATDLLGVSPGGPGTVGGLTLIGVVLAALAALLRSERQPAIRTAWTAALVALVLAVLSNSSTWAGPATLVYGIALLAAATLGADGARHRVAEQSFGWRQPVAVLIALAAAVGPLLAAVGWVIGGADGPLERRDPVQVPAFVAEESGTRDQARTLVLDSDSTAEVGYTLVRGSGVRLGDAELTVGAGENEQLDKVVANLVAGSGADQTDELGGFAVRYVLVRPGAPREVSRVLDATPGLSRLSQQDGSALWRVDRQVARVTVESSSGAPRAVAAGPVEVHTTIPSGGSGRVLRLADTADESWTATLDGKPLTPTTVDGWAQGFQLPVDGGRLDVTFDAPVTHTGWLWTQGSLAVVLVVLALPGRRRDVDDDLPDEPVAVPAQDLTGDGRRARRLRAQAEAEAEQSADAGLPAPVPEAPVAAPVPQQQTYGEWATGDPVGAEYGHYDPAYQGGQQYPTGTYDQQHYQGDPYQGGQYDPYATYGGNTASYDQTYAQGYDATYDPSHGTGADTERPDGSQQ; via the coding sequence ATGTCCGTGCACAGCCACACCGCAGCTCACCACGACGCTGCCACTCCCGAGTTCCCACGCCACGTGGTGACCGCGGTCCTCGTCGCGCACGACGGCGCGCGCTGGCTGCCCGACGCGCTCGCCGGGCTGCTCGGCCAGGAGCGCCCCGTGCAGAGCGCCATGGCGGCCGACACCGGCAGCGCGGACGAATCCGCCCAGCTCCTCTCCGACGCACTCGGCGCGGACCGCGTCCTGCACCTCGCCCGACGCACCGGCTTCGGCCAGGCCGTCGAGGAGGCCAACCGCACCGCGGGCGTCCTCACCCAGGACGACCTCGCGTACCTCCGGCGCCCCAGCGGCTGGGACCCGGTCACCCGCAGCTGGCGCGACGACGCGTACGACATGCCCGAACTCCCCCACGGGGAGCCGGTCCAGTGGCTGTGGCTGCTGCACGACGACAGCGCCCCCGAACCCGACGCCCTGGCCCAGCTGCTGAGGGTCGTGGAGAACGAACGCGAGCTGGGCCGCGACGACGTCGCCGTCGTCGGACCCAAGCTGCGCGGCTGGTACGACCGCCGTCAGCTCCTTGAGGTCGGCGTCACCATCGCCCACTCCGGCCGCCGCTGGACCGGCCTGGACCGCCGCGAGCAGGACCAGGGACAGCACGACCACGTCAAGCCCAGCCTCGCCGTGTCCACCGCCGGCATGCTGATCCGCCGCGACGTCTTCGAGGAACTGGGCGGCTTCGACCGCCGACTGCCCCTCATGCGGGACGACGTCGACCTGTGCTGGCGCGCCACCGCCGCCGGGCACCGCGTGCTCGTCGCCCCCGAGGCGGTCGTCCGACACGCCGAGGCCTCCTCGCGCGAGCGCCGCACCGTCGACTGCGTGGGCCGCAGCGCCGCCTCCCCGCACATGGTCGACAAGGCGGGCGCGGTCTACACCCTCCTCGTCAACTCCCGTACCGCGCAGCTCCCCTGGGTGCTGCTGCGCATCGTCCTCGGCACCCTGCTCAGGATCGTCGCGTACCTCGTCGGCAAGGTCCCCGGACAGGCCGTCGACGAGATCCGGGGCCTGCTGAGCGTGCTGCTGCGGCCCGAGCGGATCATCGCCGGGCGGCGCAGGAGAGGCCGCTCGCAGCTGGACAAGGGCGAGCTGCGGCCGCTGTTCCCGCCTCCCGGAGCGACCGTCCGGGCCACCGTCGAACAGGCCGCCGGTGATCTCTTCGGCCGTTCCGACGCCGAGACCTCCCCGGCCGGACGGCACGGCGGCGCGGTCGAGTCGGGCCCCGGCGACGACGACGCCGAGTTCCTCCAGGTCGAGCAGTTCGCACGGCTCAAGCGCGTCGCACGCGCCCCCGGGCCCGTGCTCTTCGCTCTGCTGCTGCTCGCCTCGCTCGTCGCCTGCCGCGGACTGCTCGGAGGCGGCGCGCTGGCCGGTGGCACCCTGCTGCCCGCGCCCGCGGACTCCGCCGAGCTCTGGTCGCGCTACCTGGACGCCTGGCACCCGGTCGGCGCGGGCGGCGCCGAGGCCGCTCCGCCGTATCTGGCCGTCGTGGCCATGCTCGCCTCGCTGCTGTTCGGCTCCGCCGGACTCGCGGTGACCGTCCTGCTCGTGGCCTCCGTGCCGCTGGCCGGTTTCACCGCGTACTTCGCCTCCCGCCCGCTGGTCGAGTCCCGGTTGCTGCGCGCCTGGGCCGCGATCGTGTACGCCTTCCTGCCCGCCGTCACCGGCGCGCTCGCCACCGGCCGCCTGGGCACCGCCGTCCTCGCGATCCTGCTGCCCCTCATCGCCCGCGCGGGCACCGCGGCCGCCGGGCTCGCGAACAGCACGGGGGCGCGCGGCAGCTGGCGTGCCACCTGGGCGTACGCGCTGCTGCTGACGATCACCACCGCGTTCACCCCGATCGTGTGGCCCATCGCGCTGCTCCTCGGCCTCGGGCTCCTCGTCGTCCGCCGCCGCGAGCTCACCGCCTACGGCCCGCGCTTCCTCGCCCAGCTGGGCACCCCGCTGCTGATCCTCGCCCCCTGGTCGCTGACCCTGCTGCCGTTCGGCTTCTTCCAGGAGGCCGGCCTGGAGTACGCCCCGAGCACGGCCTCGGCGACCGACCTGCTCGGCGTCAGCCCCGGCGGACCCGGCACGGTCGGCGGGCTGACGCTCATCGGCGTCGTCCTGGCGGCGCTGGCCGCCCTCCTGCGGTCGGAGCGGCAGCCGGCGATCCGGACCGCCTGGACGGCCGCCCTGGTGGCCCTCGTCCTCGCGGTCCTCTCCAACAGCTCCACCTGGGCCGGCCCCGCGACCCTGGTCTACGGCATCGCCCTCCTCGCCGCCGCCACCCTGGGCGCCGACGGGGCCCGCCACCGGGTGGCCGAGCAGAGCTTCGGCTGGCGCCAGCCCGTGGCCGTGCTCATCGCGCTCGCCGCCGCCGTCGGCCCGTTGCTGGCCGCCGTCGGATGGGTGATCGGCGGCGCCGACGGGCCCCTGGAGCGCCGCGACCCCGTCCAGGTGCCCGCGTTCGTCGCCGAGGAGAGCGGCACCCGCGACCAGGCCCGCACCCTGGTCCTCGACAGCGACTCCACCGCCGAGGTCGGCTACACCCTGGTCCGCGGTTCCGGCGTCCGCCTCGGCGACGCCGAACTCACCGTCGGCGCCGGGGAGAACGAGCAGCTCGACAAGGTCGTCGCCAACCTCGTGGCGGGCTCCGGCGCCGACCAGACCGACGAACTCGGTGGCTTCGCCGTGCGTTACGTCCTGGTCAGGCCGGGCGCGCCCCGCGAGGTCAGCCGGGTCCTGGACGCCACGCCCGGCCTGAGCAGGCTCAGTCAGCAGGACGGCAGCGCCCTGTGGCGGGTGGACCGTCAGGTCGCGCGCGTCACCGTCGAGTCCTCCTCCGGCGCACCCAGGGCCGTCGCCGCGGGCCCCGTCGAGGTGCACACCACCATTCCGTCCGGCGGCTCGGGCCGGGTCCTGCGTCTCGCCGACACCGCCGACGAGTCCTGGACGGCCACCCTCGACGGCAAGCCGCTCACGCCGACCACGGTCGACGGCTGGGCCCAGGGCTTCCAACTGCCCGTCGACGGCGGCAGGCTGGACGTCACCTTCGACGCCCCGGTGACCCACACCGGCTGGCTGTGGACCCAGGGCTCGCTCGCCGTCGTCCTCGTGGTCCTCGCCCTGCCCGGCCGCCGCCGTGACGTCGACGACGACCTCCCCGACGAGCCCGTCGCCGTGCCCGCCCAGGACCTCACCGGCGACGGCCGACGCGCCCGCCGACTGCGCGCCCAGGCGGAGGCGGAGGCCGAACAGTCCGCCGACGCCGGCCTGCCGGCCCCCGTGCCGGAGGCCCCGGTCGCGGCCCCTGTCCCGCAGCAGCAGACGTACGGGGAGTGGGCGACCGGGGACCCAGTGGGCGCCGAGTACGGCCACTACGACCCGGCCTACCAGGGCGGACAGCAGTACCCGACGGGCACCTACGACCAGCAGCACTACCAGGGCGACCCCTACCAGGGCGGCCAGTACGACCCGTACGCCACCTACGGCGGCAACACGGCCTCGTACGACCAGACGTACGCCCAGGGCTACGACGCGACGTACGACCCGTCGCACGGCACCGGCGCCGACACCGAGCGCCCCGACGGGAGCCAGCAGTGA
- a CDS encoding DUF5719 family protein, protein MNRQTLSLIAGATALAAVTGFATLSAPDTSGGETTAKAAAQLPVQRTSLLCPQPSTSDLAETAYTAFTPVTEGTGGEGGAELVAAGGGSTTPDTGDDGDKDDKGDKGGKDKAAKPVIEAKEPGKPVADDTDGGDSPALIGTAEGKFAPGWTVQETTEVAAGTGRGLLGVSCTAPDTEFWFPGASTAAGRTDYVHLVNPDDSAAVVDIELFGKDGALKSTVGDGITVQPSSDEPVLLSTLATAKEADLTVHVNVRSGRVAAAVQALDDKQGGDWLSAAADPAGSLVLPGIPRDATSVTLVAFAPGETDADLKLRLASPNGPITPAGNETLHVKGGMTATADLGDITRGEPGSLILTPTDRAVPVVAALRVVRGKGVARETAFIPATRAVGARATVADNRAKGTTLALTAPTGAAKVKVTASAGSGGGEATTKTFTIKAGTTQNVEMPAPNGLKGTYALTVESTSGGPVHASRTLESKLDSVPAFTIQTLPDDRGMVAVPEARQDLSILQR, encoded by the coding sequence GTGAACCGCCAGACCCTGTCCCTGATCGCCGGCGCGACCGCCCTCGCCGCCGTCACCGGCTTCGCCACGCTCTCCGCGCCCGACACCTCGGGCGGCGAGACCACGGCGAAGGCGGCCGCCCAACTGCCCGTGCAGCGCACGAGCCTGCTCTGCCCCCAGCCGAGCACCTCGGACCTCGCGGAGACGGCGTACACCGCCTTCACCCCCGTCACCGAGGGCACCGGCGGCGAAGGCGGCGCCGAACTCGTCGCGGCGGGCGGGGGATCGACAACCCCCGACACGGGCGACGACGGCGACAAGGACGACAAGGGCGACAAGGGCGGCAAGGACAAGGCCGCCAAGCCGGTCATCGAGGCCAAGGAGCCCGGCAAGCCCGTCGCCGACGACACCGACGGCGGTGACTCGCCCGCGCTGATCGGCACGGCCGAGGGGAAGTTCGCGCCCGGCTGGACGGTCCAGGAGACCACCGAGGTCGCCGCCGGCACCGGCCGCGGGCTGCTCGGCGTCAGCTGTACCGCCCCCGACACGGAGTTCTGGTTCCCGGGCGCGAGCACGGCCGCGGGCCGCACCGACTACGTCCACCTCGTCAACCCGGACGACTCGGCCGCCGTCGTCGACATCGAACTCTTCGGCAAGGACGGCGCCCTGAAGTCCACGGTCGGCGACGGCATCACGGTGCAGCCCAGCTCCGACGAGCCGGTCCTGCTGTCGACGCTCGCCACGGCGAAGGAGGCCGACCTCACGGTCCATGTCAACGTCCGCAGCGGCCGGGTCGCCGCCGCGGTCCAGGCCCTCGACGACAAGCAGGGCGGCGACTGGCTGTCCGCCGCGGCCGACCCCGCCGGCAGCCTCGTCCTCCCCGGCATCCCGCGGGACGCCACCTCGGTCACCCTCGTCGCCTTCGCCCCCGGCGAGACCGACGCCGACCTGAAGCTCCGTCTCGCCTCCCCCAACGGCCCGATCACCCCGGCCGGCAACGAGACGCTGCACGTCAAGGGCGGCATGACCGCCACCGCCGACCTGGGCGACATCACGCGCGGCGAGCCCGGTTCCCTCATCCTCACCCCCACCGACCGGGCCGTCCCGGTGGTGGCCGCCCTCCGCGTCGTCCGGGGCAAGGGCGTCGCCCGGGAGACGGCCTTCATCCCGGCGACCCGCGCGGTCGGTGCGCGCGCCACGGTCGCCGACAACCGCGCCAAGGGCACCACCCTGGCCCTCACCGCGCCCACCGGTGCGGCCAAGGTCAAGGTCACCGCGTCCGCGGGCAGCGGGGGTGGCGAGGCCACGACGAAGACCTTCACGATCAAGGCCGGCACCACCCAGAACGTCGAGATGCCCGCGCCGAACGGCCTCAAGGGCACCTACGCCCTCACCGTGGAGTCCACGTCCGGCGGCCCCGTCCACGCCTCACGCACCCTCGAATCCAAACTCGACAGCGTCCCCGCCTTCACCATCCAGACCCTCCCGGACGACCGAGGCATGGTGGCCGTCCCGGAGGCCCGCCAGGACCTGTCGATCTTGCAGCGTTAG
- a CDS encoding metallopeptidase family protein: MDNLVPPRAASAPGPRRRDRHGRGMRGPIAPPQVPLAASRADVFADLVQDSVERLERRWPQLADIDFLVLEVPRLDGPSDGAWNDEAVPLGGIVVAREGRPARVVVYRRPVEIRTKGRDERAALVHEVVVEQVAELLGLNPETVDPRYGED, encoded by the coding sequence ATGGACAACCTCGTACCGCCTCGTGCCGCCTCCGCACCCGGGCCCCGCCGCCGAGATCGGCACGGCAGGGGGATGCGCGGGCCCATCGCGCCGCCGCAGGTGCCGCTCGCGGCGAGTCGTGCGGACGTGTTCGCTGATCTCGTGCAGGACTCCGTGGAGCGGCTGGAGCGGCGGTGGCCGCAGCTGGCTGACATCGACTTCCTCGTGCTGGAGGTGCCGCGGCTCGACGGGCCCTCCGACGGGGCGTGGAACGACGAGGCGGTGCCGCTCGGGGGGATCGTGGTGGCGCGTGAGGGGCGGCCGGCCCGGGTGGTCGTGTACCGGCGGCCGGTGGAGATTCGTACCAAGGGGCGGGACGAGCGGGCCGCGCTGGTGCACGAGGTCGTGGTGGAGCAGGTGGCCGAGTTGTTGGGGCTGAATCCGGAGACTGTGGATCCGCGGTACGGGGAGGACTGA
- a CDS encoding DUF3499 domain-containing protein, producing the protein MQSRRGPLKSAVPSNVVSPVRRCSRTACGRPAVATLTYVYADSTAVLGPLATYAEPHCYDLCAEHSERLTAPRGWEVVRLLDASAPARPSGDDLEALANAVREAARPQQRAAEAGGGARSADPMEVARRGHLRVLRSPDN; encoded by the coding sequence GTGCAGAGTCGTCGCGGCCCGCTCAAGAGTGCGGTACCGTCCAACGTCGTGAGCCCTGTACGTCGCTGTTCGCGCACCGCTTGCGGCCGCCCCGCCGTCGCGACGCTGACGTACGTCTACGCCGACTCGACCGCGGTCCTCGGCCCCCTCGCCACCTACGCCGAACCCCACTGCTACGACCTGTGCGCCGAGCACTCCGAGCGCCTCACCGCGCCGCGCGGCTGGGAGGTCGTACGGCTGCTGGACGCCTCGGCCCCCGCGCGCCCCAGCGGTGACGACCTGGAGGCGCTCGCCAACGCCGTGCGTGAGGCGGCCCGTCCGCAGCAGCGTGCGGCCGAGGCCGGTGGGGGCGCGCGTTCGGCCGATCCGATGGAGGTCGCCCGCCGCGGCCATCTCCGGGTCCTGCGCTCGCCCGACAACTGA
- a CDS encoding L-lactate permease, which produces MYVQQLEPVAGSLGLSALVATLPLVTVLVLLGGVRLKAHLAGLIGLVAAVLVAWIAFRMPLGQTLSSAAQGAAFGLFPIMWIVVNALWVYRMTVHTRHFDILRRSFGRLSDDPRIQALVVAFCFGALLEALAGFGAPVAICSVMLVALGFEPVKAAVVALVANTAPVAFGAMGTPVVTLAQVTELPLDTVASVVGRQTPLLALVVPLVLVWLVDGRRGLRETWVPALACGLAFAVGQFIASNHVSAQLADIGAALLGAGALVAVPHARRPAAEPVRSAALTGVRSEDLDEQDPPREVARAYAPYALIVVIFSVAQIPVVKDWLAGATRTYDWPFLNVAAPEGDLVGGNVFTWPIVSTGGTLVLLAGVCTAVVLGVHARVAVREWAATVHELRFAILTVTSVLALAHVMNLSGQAATIGHFVAAAGAGLAFLSPVLGWFGVAVSGSDTSANALFGALQVSAARESGLSPELLAAANSSGGVLGKMISPQNLTIACAAVGLAGREGDLLRKVLPWSLGLLLVMCLIVVGQSTPVLEWMLP; this is translated from the coding sequence GTGTACGTCCAGCAACTGGAACCCGTGGCCGGTTCTCTCGGCCTGTCCGCCCTCGTCGCGACCCTGCCTCTCGTCACCGTCCTGGTGCTGCTCGGCGGGGTGCGACTGAAGGCCCATCTGGCAGGCCTGATCGGCCTTGTGGCGGCCGTTCTGGTCGCCTGGATCGCCTTCCGCATGCCGCTCGGCCAGACGCTGTCCAGCGCCGCCCAGGGGGCCGCATTCGGCCTCTTCCCGATCATGTGGATCGTCGTCAACGCCCTGTGGGTGTACCGGATGACCGTCCACACCCGGCACTTCGACATCCTGCGCCGCTCCTTCGGACGGCTCTCCGACGATCCGCGCATCCAGGCGCTCGTCGTCGCCTTCTGCTTCGGCGCGCTCCTGGAAGCCCTCGCCGGCTTCGGCGCGCCGGTCGCCATCTGCTCCGTCATGCTCGTCGCGCTCGGCTTCGAACCGGTGAAGGCGGCCGTGGTCGCCCTGGTCGCCAACACCGCGCCCGTCGCCTTCGGCGCCATGGGCACCCCGGTCGTCACCCTCGCCCAGGTCACCGAACTGCCCCTGGACACCGTGGCGTCCGTGGTCGGCCGTCAGACACCGCTGCTCGCCCTCGTCGTGCCCCTGGTCCTGGTCTGGCTCGTCGACGGGCGGCGCGGGCTGCGCGAGACCTGGGTACCCGCCCTCGCGTGCGGACTCGCCTTCGCCGTCGGCCAGTTCATCGCCTCCAACCACGTCTCCGCGCAACTCGCCGACATCGGTGCCGCCTTGCTGGGCGCGGGCGCCCTCGTCGCCGTACCGCACGCCCGCCGACCCGCCGCCGAGCCCGTACGCTCCGCCGCCCTGACCGGCGTACGCAGCGAGGACCTCGACGAGCAGGACCCGCCACGCGAAGTCGCACGCGCCTACGCCCCGTACGCGCTGATCGTCGTGATCTTCTCCGTCGCCCAGATCCCCGTGGTGAAGGACTGGCTGGCCGGGGCGACCCGGACGTACGACTGGCCCTTCCTGAACGTCGCGGCCCCCGAGGGCGACCTTGTGGGCGGCAACGTCTTCACCTGGCCCATCGTGTCCACCGGCGGCACACTGGTGCTGCTCGCCGGGGTGTGCACGGCCGTGGTCCTGGGGGTCCACGCGCGCGTGGCGGTCAGGGAGTGGGCGGCGACGGTCCACGAACTGCGGTTCGCGATCCTCACCGTGACGTCCGTGCTCGCCCTCGCCCACGTCATGAACCTCTCCGGACAGGCCGCCACCATCGGCCACTTCGTGGCGGCGGCCGGCGCGGGACTCGCCTTCCTGTCGCCCGTGCTCGGCTGGTTCGGCGTCGCGGTCTCCGGCTCCGACACCTCGGCCAACGCCCTGTTCGGCGCCCTCCAGGTGAGCGCGGCCCGCGAGTCGGGCCTGTCCCCGGAACTGCTCGCCGCCGCCAACAGCTCCGGCGGAGTCCTCGGCAAGATGATCTCCCCGCAGAACCTGACCATCGCCTGTGCCGCCGTCGGCCTCGCCGGGCGCGAGGGCGACCTGCTGCGCAAGGTACTGCCGTGGAGTCTGGGACTGTTGCTGGTGATGTGCCTGATCGTGGTGGGGCAGAGCACGCCCGTACTGGAATGGATGCTTCCCTGA
- a CDS encoding phosphomannomutase/phosphoglucomutase yields the protein MAADLSTIVKAYDVRGVVPDQWDEPLAELFGAAFAQVTGADAVVIGHDMRPSSPGLSRAFARGAAALGVDVTEIGLCSTDQLYYASGALDLPGAMFTASHNPAQYNGIKMCRAGAAPVGQDTGLAEIRELVEGWSESGAPTPAATPGTITRRDTLEDYAAHLRGLVDLTSVRPLKVVVDAGNGMGGHTVPTVFAGLPLDLVPMYFELDGTFPNHEANPLDPANIVDLQKRVREEGADLGIAFDGDADRCFVVDERGDAVSPSAITALVASRELARHGGKGTVIHNLITSWSVPEVVRENGGTPVRTRVGHSFIKAEMARSGAIFGGEHSAHYYFADFWNADTGMLAALHVLAALGGQDGPLSGLLAQYDRYAGSGEINSTVADQSGRLAAIRSAYEDREDTTLDDLDGLTVSTTDWWFNVRPSNTEPLLRLNAEARDETTMAKVRDEVLAIIRA from the coding sequence ATGGCGGCTGATCTGTCGACGATCGTGAAGGCGTACGACGTACGCGGGGTGGTCCCGGACCAGTGGGACGAGCCCCTGGCCGAGCTCTTCGGGGCGGCCTTCGCCCAGGTGACCGGCGCCGATGCCGTCGTGATCGGCCACGACATGCGGCCCTCCTCACCCGGCCTGTCCCGGGCCTTCGCCCGCGGGGCGGCGGCGCTCGGCGTGGACGTCACCGAGATCGGCCTCTGCTCCACGGACCAGCTCTACTACGCGTCGGGCGCGCTGGACCTGCCCGGCGCGATGTTCACCGCCTCCCACAACCCCGCCCAGTACAACGGCATCAAGATGTGCCGGGCCGGCGCCGCCCCCGTCGGCCAGGACACCGGCCTCGCCGAGATCCGCGAGCTGGTCGAGGGCTGGAGCGAGTCGGGAGCGCCGACACCGGCCGCCACGCCGGGAACGATCACCCGGCGGGACACGCTGGAGGACTACGCGGCGCACCTGCGCGGCCTCGTCGACCTGACCTCCGTGCGCCCCCTGAAAGTCGTCGTCGACGCGGGCAACGGCATGGGCGGTCACACCGTCCCCACGGTCTTCGCGGGCCTGCCGCTGGACCTCGTCCCGATGTACTTCGAGCTGGACGGCACGTTCCCGAACCACGAGGCCAACCCCCTCGACCCGGCGAACATCGTCGACCTCCAGAAGCGCGTCCGCGAGGAGGGCGCCGACCTCGGCATCGCCTTCGACGGCGACGCCGACCGCTGCTTCGTCGTCGACGAGCGGGGCGACGCCGTCTCGCCCTCCGCGATCACCGCCCTGGTCGCCTCCCGCGAACTGGCCAGACACGGCGGCAAGGGCACGGTCATCCACAACCTGATCACCTCCTGGTCCGTCCCGGAGGTGGTGCGCGAGAACGGCGGCACGCCGGTGCGCACCCGGGTCGGGCACTCCTTCATCAAGGCCGAGATGGCGAGATCCGGTGCCATCTTCGGCGGCGAGCACTCCGCCCACTACTACTTCGCGGACTTCTGGAACGCCGACACGGGCATGTTGGCCGCCCTCCACGTCCTCGCCGCCCTCGGGGGCCAGGACGGCCCCCTCTCCGGCCTCCTCGCCCAGTACGACCGCTACGCCGGCTCCGGCGAGATCAACTCCACGGTCGCCGACCAGTCGGGCCGCCTGGCCGCGATCCGCTCCGCCTACGAGGACCGCGAGGACACCACCCTCGACGACCTGGACGGTCTGACGGTGTCCACCACCGACTGGTGGTTCAACGTCCGTCCCTCCAACACGGAACCCCTGCTGAGACTGAACGCCGAGGCGAGGGACGAGACGACGATGGCGAAGGTGAGGGACGAGGTCCTGGCGATCATCAGGGCGTGA
- a CDS encoding Trm112 family protein, translating to MPLEAGLLEILACPACHAPLTEEDTELTCTSQDCGLAYPIRDGIPVLLVDEARRPA from the coding sequence ATGCCGCTCGAAGCCGGCCTCCTGGAGATCCTCGCCTGCCCGGCGTGCCACGCCCCCCTCACGGAGGAGGACACCGAGCTGACCTGCACGAGCCAGGACTGCGGCCTCGCCTACCCGATCCGGGACGGCATCCCCGTACTCCTCGTCGACGAGGCCCGCCGCCCCGCGTGA
- a CDS encoding SIS domain-containing protein codes for MLDESLLDTPDALSEADRRDLLRGAAEAGARVRTAIRLGTEAGIPDLKPDGRPRALMIAGPGMASAGVADLLGALAGSSCPITRLHPTGVAPAAGALRWELPGWAGSVDLLLIATADGAEPGLSLLVDQAYRRGCTVVAVAPPRTPVAEAVEGAHGLFVPMATSPYEQEVPLGAAAPGVLWALLTPMLALLERTGLVAAGPDALQKVADRLDRVAERCGPAIATYNNPAKTLAAELADSLPLIWTEGQAAGPVGRRFASALAELAGRPALAAQLPEALASHTVLLSGPLAASADPDDFFRDRVEEAPALHARVVLLRDRPTGGLTAAPAARELALGHDTAISELEPEEGSELETLAEMIAITDFAAVYLSLASGA; via the coding sequence ATGCTCGACGAATCGCTGCTAGACACTCCCGACGCCTTGTCGGAGGCGGACCGCCGCGACCTGCTCCGCGGCGCCGCCGAGGCAGGCGCCCGGGTCCGCACGGCCATCCGTCTCGGCACCGAGGCCGGCATCCCGGACCTGAAACCGGACGGCCGCCCCCGGGCCCTCATGATCGCGGGCCCCGGCATGGCCTCCGCGGGCGTCGCCGACCTGCTCGGCGCCCTCGCGGGATCCAGTTGCCCCATCACCCGCCTCCACCCCACCGGCGTGGCCCCCGCGGCGGGCGCCCTCCGCTGGGAACTCCCCGGCTGGGCCGGCTCCGTCGACCTCCTCCTGATCGCCACCGCCGACGGCGCCGAACCCGGCCTGTCGCTCCTGGTCGACCAGGCCTACCGACGCGGCTGCACGGTCGTCGCCGTGGCCCCGCCCCGCACGCCGGTCGCCGAGGCCGTGGAAGGCGCTCACGGACTCTTCGTACCGATGGCGACCAGCCCGTACGAGCAGGAGGTGCCCCTCGGCGCCGCCGCCCCCGGCGTGCTCTGGGCGCTGCTCACCCCGATGCTCGCACTGCTGGAACGCACCGGCCTGGTCGCCGCCGGGCCGGACGCCCTGCAGAAGGTCGCCGACCGCCTCGACCGCGTCGCCGAGCGCTGCGGACCCGCCATCGCCACGTACAACAACCCGGCCAAGACGCTCGCCGCCGAGCTGGCCGACTCCCTCCCGCTGATCTGGACCGAGGGCCAGGCCGCAGGGCCCGTGGGCCGGCGTTTCGCCTCCGCGCTCGCCGAACTCGCGGGGCGCCCTGCCCTCGCCGCCCAGCTGCCGGAGGCGCTCGCCTCGCACACGGTGCTGCTGTCCGGTCCGCTCGCCGCGAGCGCCGACCCCGACGACTTCTTCCGCGACCGCGTCGAGGAAGCACCCGCCCTCCACGCACGCGTGGTGCTCCTCCGCGACCGTCCGACCGGCGGCCTGACCGCCGCCCCGGCCGCGCGCGAGCTGGCCCTCGGCCACGACACCGCGATCAGCGAGCTGGAACCCGAGGAGGGCAGCGAGCTGGAGACCCTCGCGGAGATGATCGCCATCACCGATTTCGCCGCCGTTTACCTGTCGCTCGCTTCCGGAGCCTGA